In the genome of Candidatus Pristimantibacillus lignocellulolyticus, the window AAGCAGAGGCACTAATCCCTATTGCTCAAGTTGCCAAGCAACTAGGACAAGATGTGTGGGCATATACAGGGTTCACATGGGAGCAACTTCATACGCCCTCAAATCCGCAGCAACGCTACCAACTTAAGCTCTTACAATCGGTGGATATATTAGTGGATGGTCGATTTATGGAGCATAAGAAATCTGCCCAACTACTTTATCGAGGTTCTTCTAATCAAAGAATTATAGATGTGCAAGCGTCTTTAATTACTGGAAATGTAGTATTACACGAAGCTTTTTACCGTCATGATCAAACATCATGACGGTTTTTTGTAAGTTTTTTCTCCCTTATAACTGCACACTAGCATACTTATATGGATGGATAACATAATATTTACAGCAGTACCTTGCATTATTCACTACTACCGGTTACAATCATAATTAGGTAGTGAACAATAAACAGTACTGAACAATAATATATACTATGTCTGATGAATGTTGAATGGTGGTGCTAATTTATGGAAATTAATGTACAGTTTAAGAAAGGTGTATTAGAGCTTTGTGTATTAGTGTTAATTCATCGTAAAGAGCGCTATGGTTTTGAATTGGTGCAACAAGTATCTAACTATGTTCAGGTTGCAGAAGGAGCACTTTATCCTCTATTGCGAAGATTGGTTACTGAGGGTCGTTGCACGACGTATTTACAGGAATCAACAGAAGGCCCGCCAAGAAAATACTATAAGCTC includes:
- the nrdG gene encoding anaerobic ribonucleoside-triphosphate reductase activating protein, yielding MKLRIASPLTIDSIVDGPGLRMVIWTQGCKHYCKGCHNPQTHDLRGGYEIDSDNIIEQMHNVKLQKGITLSGGEPFLQAEALIPIAQVAKQLGQDVWAYTGFTWEQLHTPSNPQQRYQLKLLQSVDILVDGRFMEHKKSAQLLYRGSSNQRIIDVQASLITGNVVLHEAFYRHDQTS
- a CDS encoding PadR family transcriptional regulator yields the protein MEINVQFKKGVLELCVLVLIHRKERYGFELVQQVSNYVQVAEGALYPLLRRLVTEGRCTTYLQESTEGPPRKYYKLTEDGEQYMNEMLKEWNQFVSDVSSLLEDGATHE